The Pseudomonas asiatica genome has a segment encoding these proteins:
- the pepN gene encoding aminopeptidase N — MRTEQPQVIYLEDYQAPEYLIDETHLTFELYEDHTLVHAQLVMRRNPARGAGLPPLELDGQQLELLRASLDDQELQPGDYQLDADSLTVQPKAERFTLDTSVKIHPESNTALEGLYKSGKMFCTQCEAEGFRKITYYLDRPDVMSTFTTTVIAEQHRYPVLLSNGNPIGSGPADDGRHWATWEDPFMKPAYLFALVAGDLWCVEDSFTRQSGRDVTLRIYVEPENIDKCDHAMVSLKKSMRWDEEVYGREYDLDIFMIVAVNDFNMGAMENKGLNIFNSSCVLARAETATDAAHQRVEGVVAHEYFHNWSGNRVTCRDWFQLSLKEGFTVFRDAEFSADMNSRTVKRIEDVAYLRTHQFAEDAGPMAHPVRPDSFIEISNFYTLTVYEKGAEVVRMVRTLLGADGFRKGSDLYFERHDGQAVTTDDFIKAMEDANGVDFTQFKRWYNQAGTPRLEVSEAYDAAAQTYSLTFRQSCPQTPDKAEKLPFVIPVELGLLDAAGNDLPLQLAGEAAAQGTSRVLSVTEAEQTFTFQGIQAKPLPSLLRGFSAPVKLSFPYDRDQLMFLMQHDSDGFNRWEAGQQLSVQVLQELIGQHQRGEALKLDQRLISALGTVLGNDSLDPAMVAEMLSLPGEAYLTEISQVADVDAIHAAREFARQQIAEQLFDALWARYQANREVSRSTAYVASAEHFARRSLQNIALSYLMQSGKPQVLQATLEQFEHCDNMTERLTALAVLVNSPFEAERAKALEAFAEHFKDNPLVMDQWFSVQAASTLPGGLARVKALMQHPAFTLKNPNKVRALVGAFAGQNLVNFHAADGSGYRFLADLVIELNALNPQIASRQLAPLTRWRKYDDARQALMKGELERILASGELSSDVYEVVSKSLA, encoded by the coding sequence ATGCGTACCGAACAACCGCAAGTGATCTACCTCGAGGATTACCAGGCGCCCGAGTACCTGATCGACGAGACGCACCTGACCTTCGAGCTGTACGAGGACCACACCCTGGTTCACGCGCAGCTGGTCATGCGCCGCAACCCGGCACGCGGTGCCGGCCTGCCGCCACTGGAGCTCGATGGCCAGCAGCTGGAGCTGCTGCGCGCCTCGCTGGATGACCAGGAGCTGCAGCCGGGCGACTACCAGCTCGACGCCGACAGCCTGACCGTGCAGCCCAAGGCCGAGCGCTTCACCCTCGACACCAGCGTGAAGATCCACCCCGAGAGCAACACCGCACTGGAAGGCCTGTACAAGTCGGGCAAGATGTTCTGCACCCAGTGCGAGGCCGAAGGCTTCCGCAAGATCACCTACTACCTCGACCGCCCGGACGTGATGAGCACCTTCACCACCACGGTCATCGCCGAGCAGCATCGCTACCCGGTATTGCTGTCGAACGGCAACCCGATCGGCAGCGGGCCGGCAGACGATGGTCGCCATTGGGCCACCTGGGAAGACCCGTTCATGAAGCCGGCCTACCTGTTCGCCCTGGTGGCCGGTGACCTGTGGTGCGTCGAGGACAGCTTCACCCGCCAGTCCGGCCGTGATGTGACCCTGCGCATCTACGTCGAGCCCGAGAACATCGACAAGTGCGACCACGCCATGGTCAGCCTGAAGAAGTCCATGCGCTGGGACGAAGAAGTCTATGGCCGCGAGTACGACCTGGACATCTTCATGATCGTCGCGGTCAACGACTTCAACATGGGCGCCATGGAAAACAAGGGCCTGAACATCTTCAACTCCAGCTGTGTGCTGGCCCGTGCCGAAACGGCCACCGATGCCGCACACCAGCGCGTCGAAGGCGTGGTTGCCCACGAGTATTTCCACAACTGGTCGGGCAACCGGGTCACCTGCCGTGACTGGTTCCAGCTGTCGCTGAAGGAAGGCTTCACGGTGTTCCGCGATGCCGAGTTCAGCGCCGACATGAACTCGCGCACGGTCAAACGCATCGAAGACGTGGCCTACCTGCGCACTCACCAGTTCGCCGAAGACGCTGGCCCCATGGCCCACCCGGTGCGCCCGGACAGCTTCATCGAGATCTCCAACTTCTACACCCTGACCGTGTACGAGAAGGGCGCCGAAGTGGTGCGCATGGTTCGTACCCTGCTGGGCGCAGACGGCTTCCGCAAGGGCAGCGACCTGTACTTCGAACGCCACGATGGCCAGGCGGTGACCACCGACGACTTCATCAAGGCCATGGAAGACGCCAACGGCGTCGACTTCACCCAGTTCAAGCGCTGGTACAACCAGGCCGGCACCCCGCGCCTGGAAGTCAGCGAGGCCTATGACGCGGCCGCGCAGACCTACAGCCTGACCTTCCGCCAGAGCTGCCCGCAGACCCCGGACAAGGCCGAAAAACTGCCGTTCGTGATCCCGGTGGAGCTTGGCCTGCTGGATGCCGCAGGCAACGACCTGCCGCTGCAACTGGCCGGTGAAGCGGCGGCGCAGGGCACCAGCCGCGTGCTGTCGGTGACCGAGGCCGAGCAGACCTTCACCTTCCAGGGCATCCAGGCCAAGCCGCTGCCTTCGCTGCTGCGTGGCTTCAGCGCACCGGTCAAGCTCAGCTTCCCCTACGACCGCGACCAGCTGATGTTCCTGATGCAGCACGACAGCGACGGCTTCAACCGCTGGGAGGCGGGGCAGCAGTTGTCGGTGCAGGTGCTGCAGGAACTGATCGGCCAGCATCAGCGCGGCGAAGCACTCAAGCTCGACCAGCGCCTGATCAGCGCCTTGGGCACCGTGCTCGGCAACGACTCGCTGGACCCGGCCATGGTTGCCGAAATGCTCTCGCTGCCGGGTGAGGCCTACCTCACCGAAATCAGCCAGGTGGCCGACGTGGACGCCATCCACGCCGCCCGCGAGTTCGCCCGCCAGCAGATCGCCGAGCAGCTGTTCGACGCCCTGTGGGCGCGCTATCAGGCCAACCGCGAAGTGTCGCGCAGCACCGCCTACGTGGCCTCGGCCGAGCACTTCGCCCGCCGCAGCCTGCAGAACATCGCGCTGTCGTACCTGATGCAGAGCGGCAAGCCGCAGGTGCTGCAGGCGACCCTGGAGCAGTTCGAGCACTGCGACAACATGACCGAGCGCCTGACCGCCCTGGCCGTGCTGGTCAACTCGCCGTTCGAGGCCGAGCGGGCCAAGGCGCTGGAAGCCTTTGCCGAGCACTTCAAGGACAACCCGCTGGTCATGGACCAGTGGTTCAGCGTGCAGGCGGCCAGTACGCTGCCGGGCGGGCTGGCGCGGGTCAAGGCGCTGATGCAGCACCCGGCGTTCACCCTGAAGAACCCGAACAAGGTACGTGCGCTGGTCGGCGCCTTTGCCGGGCAGAACCTGGTCAACTTCCATGCGGCGGATGGCTCCGGCTACCGCTTCCTGGCGGACCTGGTGATCGAGCTGAATGCGCTGAACCCGCAGATCGCCTCGCGGCAACTGGCACCGCTGACCCGCTGGCGCAAGTATGACGACGCGCGTCAGGCCCTGATGAAGGGCGAGCTGGAGCGGATTCTGGCTTCTGGTGAGCTGTCCAGTGATGTGTATGAGGTTGTGAGCAAGAGCCTGGCTTGA